From a region of the Salvelinus alpinus chromosome 2, SLU_Salpinus.1, whole genome shotgun sequence genome:
- the LOC139556992 gene encoding MYND-type zinc finger-containing chromatin reader ZMYND8-like isoform X4 yields MHPQSLAEEEVTTESDAVEGMEISTRSKVSDPGSVERAAQKRKVPSPPHSSNGHSPAETSPSPVKKKKKPGAVSSSKDQSELRHGPFYYVKQPALTTDPVDVVPQDGRNDFYCWLCHREGQVLCCELCPRVYHAKCLKLPAEPEGDWFCPECEKITVAECIETQSKAMAMLTIDQLSYLLKFSLQKMKQPGDQPRSSSHSPHAGATQRKAFNWTEPFQKPVSLEQHPDYAEYIFHAMDLGTLEKNTKKKMYGCTEAFLADVKWILHNCIIYNGGNHKLTATAKVIVKICEHEMNEIEVCPECYLSACQKRDNWFCEPCSNPHPLVWAKLKGFPFWPAKALRDKDGQVDARFFGQHDRAWVPLNNCYLMSREIPFSVKKTKSIFNSAMQEMEVYVENMRKKFGVFNYAPFRTPYTPDNQYQMLLDPANPSSGSVRPEKQEKIKFNFDMTASPKMPLARSMLSDGGGGMGGVGGSTGRRISLTDMPRSPMSTNSSAHTGSDGELDTPDKGSARAPVSHYSAGEESMDCTASPASTRPGPASGANDSPKPFLSQGPALVPKQEKATLTGSILNLNLDRSKAEMDLKELSETVQQQQQGAPPVLTSPKRQIRSRFQLNLDKTIESCKAQLGIDEISEDVYKGVEHSDSEDSDKSDSSDSDASDEEQKPKAGKHTKANDKGEKDSSKRGSKDPLPPSLNEVKTKGPATATVTMGDVGAPSTLSESSSKENQGVHSDKELPEEAKAAPVSPASREKPQVKQEARQPSVVDDSDSERELVIDLGEDQGGRDRKKSRKDSRATKNPPANKTEGKALSSSLTPSQNNTAHFLTPSMKDSSHSPLAIPLNMVSFATASSTTIAPTTLPNATLPMAPITSSSATTAVKKQRPLLPRETVPVVQRAVVWNPTNRFQTSSQKWHMQKVQRQQQNQQPDTPQLQAASPGQPQTMPQTPASATSSLPQQPSQSTRYQTRQSVKAVQQKDPPLSTSTSSVTLVTSTPPSVAMMAAPGLGSGPSTPSSMAGDFQIPTASADVAADIAKYTNKV; encoded by the exons ATGCATCCACAGAG TTTGGCTGAGGAGGAGGTGACGACTGAGTCGGATGCAGTAGAGGGGATGGAGATATCTACACGATCCAAAG TTTCGGACCCAGGGTCAGTGGAGCGGGCGGCCCAGAAACGCAAGGTGCCCAGCCCCCCTCACTCGTCTAATGGTCACTCCCCGGCTGAGACCTCCCCCAGTCCggtcaaaaagaagaagaaaccagGAGCGGTCAGCAGCAGTAAAGACCAG TCAGAACTAAGACATGGTCCCTTTTACTATGTGAAGCAGCCAGCACTCACCACAGACCCTGTTGATGTTGTGCCGCAGGACGGCAGAAATGACTTCTACTGCTGGCTGTGCCACCGCGAGGGTCAGGTGCTCTGCTGTGAGCTCTGCCCGAGGGTGTACCACGCCAAGTGCCTCAAACTACCCGCAGAGCCCGAGGGTGACTGGTTCTGCCCTGAATGTGAG AAAATAACAGTTGCAGAGTGCATAGAGACTCAGAGTAAAGCAATGGCGATGCTAACAATAGACCAGCTGTCTTACCTGCTAAAGTTTTCACTCCAGAAGATGAAACAGCCAGGT GACCAACCACGCTCGTCATCTCACTCCCCCCATGCAGGCGCCACGCAGAGAAAGGCTTTTAATTGG ACGGAACCCTTCCAGAAGCCAGTATCTCTGGAACAGCATCCAGACTACGCAGAGTATATATTTCACGCCATGGATCTCGGTACATTGGAGAAG AATACAAAAAAGAAAATGTATGGCTGCACTGAAGCTTTCTTGGCAGATGTGAAATGGATTTTACACAACTGCATAATTTATAATGGAG GCAATCATAAGCTTACTGCCACAGCTAAAGTCATAGTGAAAATCTGTGAACATGAG ATGAATGAGATTGAGGTCTGTCCGGAGTGCTATCTGTCAGCTTGCCAAAAGAGAGACAACTGGTTCTGTGAGCCATGC AGTAATCCTCACCCTCTCGTGTGGGCCAAGCTGAAGGGGTTTCCATTCTGGCCTGCCAAAGCACTGCGGGACAAAGACGGGCAGGTGGATGCTCGTTTTTTCGGGCAGCACGACAG GGCGTGGGTCCCCTTAAACAACTGCTACCTCATGTCCAGGGAGATTCCCTTTTCTGTGAAGAAGACTAAGAGCATCTTCAACAGTGCCATGCAGGAGATGGAGGTCTACGTGGAGAACATGAGGAAGAAGTTTGGAGTGTTCAACTATGCCCCCTTCCGGACACCCTACACCCCTGATAACCAGTACCAAATGCTGCTGGATCCTGCCAACCCCTCGTCCGGCTCGGTCCGGCCCGAGAAGCAGGAGAAGATCAAGTTCAACTTTGACATGACTGCATCTCCCAAGATGCCCTTGGCCAGGAGCATGCTGTCTGACGGGGGCGGGGGCATGGGCGGGGTTGGAGGGAGTACAGGCCGGAGGATCTCCCTGACAGATATGCCCCGCTCGCCCATGAGCACCAACTCCTCTGCTCACACAGGCTCTGATGGAGAGCTGGATACACCAGACAAGGGCTCGGCTAGAGCCCCAGTCAGCCACTACAGTGCTGGGGAGGAGTCCATGGACTGCACAG CATCACCTGCTTCCACTCGACCTGGTCCTGCCTCTGGTGCCAATGACAGCCCTAAACCGTTCCTCTCCCAGGGTCCTGCTCTAGTCCCCAAGCAGGAGAAAGCAACTCTCACAGGGAGCATCCTTAACCTCAACCTGG ACCGTAGCAAAGCCGAGATGGACCTAAAGGAGTTGAGTGAGACTGTACAGCAGCAACAGCAGGGGGCCCCACCAGTCCTCACCTCGCCCAAGAGACAGATCAGGAGCCGCTTCCAGCTCAACCTGGACAAAACCATTGAGAGCTGCAAGGCCCAGCTGG GTATAGATGAGATCTCTGAGGATGTGTATAAGGGAGTAGAACACAGCGACTCAGAGGACTCTGATAAATCAGATTCGAGTGACAGTGACGCCAGCGACGAGGAACAGAAACCTAAGGCAGGCAAACACACAAAGGCCAATGACAAGGGCGAGAAGGACTCTTCCAAGAGGGGATCCAAAGACCCCCTGCCCCCCAGCCTAAATGAGGTCAAAACAAAGGGGCCAGCAACTGCCACGGTAACCATGGGGGATGTGGGGGCACCATCTACCCTCTCTGAATCCTCATCTAAAGAGAATCAGGGTGTACACTCGGACAAAGAGCTCCCAGAGGAAGCAAAAGCAGCCCCAGTATCCCCGGCATCCAGAGAGAAGCCCCAGGTGAAGCAGGAGGCTAGGCAGCCCTCTGTGGTGGACGACTCCGACTCTGAGAGGGAACTGGTGATTGACCTGGGGGAGGACCAGGGGGGCAGAGACCGGAAGAAGAGTAGGAAAGATTCACGCGCCACCAAAAATCCACCAGCCAATAAGACAGAGG GTAAAGCCCTGTCAAGTTCCCTTACTCCATCTCAAAACAACACAGCCCATTTCTTAACCCCCAGTATGAAAGATTCATCACATTCTCCACTAGCCATCCCTCTAAACATGGTGTCCTTCGCTACTGCTTCTTCCACCACCATcgcccccaccacactccccaaTGCCACACTACCGATGGCCCCCATCACATCCTCCTCTGCCACCACAGCAGTGAAGAAACAGCGCCCTCTGCTGCCCAGGGAGACTGTCCCTGTGGTGCAGCGGGCGGTGGTGTGGAACCCCACCAACAGGTTCCAGACTTCCTCCCAGAAGTGGCACATGCAGAAGGTGCAGCGGCAGCAACAAAATCAGCAGCCAGATACGCCTCAGCTGCAGGCAGCATCACCAGGCCAGCCACAGACAATGCCGCAAACGCCAGCATCTGCAACATCTTCATTGCCACAGCAACCTTCCCAAAGCACGCGGTACCAGACCAGGCAATCTGTCAAAG CTGTCCAGCAGAAAGACCCTCCACTCAGTACGTCCACATCGTCTGTTACCCTGGTGACCAGTACCCCACCCTCTGTGGCCATGATGGCAGCCCCTGGATTAGGTAGTGGCCCCTCCACCCCATCCTCCATGGCAGGGGACTTCCAGATCCCCACCGCATCAGCAGACGTAGCAGCTGACATTGCAAAGTACACTAATAAA GTATGA
- the LOC139556992 gene encoding MYND-type zinc finger-containing chromatin reader ZMYND8-like isoform X2 — protein sequence MEISTRSKVSDPGSVERAAQKRKVPSPPHSSNGHSPAETSPSPVKKKKKPGAVSSSKDQSELRHGPFYYVKQPALTTDPVDVVPQDGRNDFYCWLCHREGQVLCCELCPRVYHAKCLKLPAEPEGDWFCPECEKITVAECIETQSKAMAMLTIDQLSYLLKFSLQKMKQPGDQPRSSSHSPHAGATQRKAFNWTEPFQKPVSLEQHPDYAEYIFHAMDLGTLEKNTKKKMYGCTEAFLADVKWILHNCIIYNGGNHKLTATAKVIVKICEHEMNEIEVCPECYLSACQKRDNWFCEPCSNPHPLVWAKLKGFPFWPAKALRDKDGQVDARFFGQHDRAWVPLNNCYLMSREIPFSVKKTKSIFNSAMQEMEVYVENMRKKFGVFNYAPFRTPYTPDNQYQMLLDPANPSSGSVRPEKQEKIKFNFDMTASPKMPLARSMLSDGGGGMGGVGGSTGRRISLTDMPRSPMSTNSSAHTGSDGELDTPDKGSARAPVSHYSAGEESMDCTASPASTRPGPASGANDSPKPFLSQGPALVPKQEKATLTGSILNLNLDRSKAEMDLKELSETVQQQQQGAPPVLTSPKRQIRSRFQLNLDKTIESCKAQLGIDEISEDVYKGVEHSDSEDSDKSDSSDSDASDEEQKPKAGKHTKANDKGEKDSSKRGSKDPLPPSLNEVKTKGPATATVTMGDVGAPSTLSESSSKENQGVHSDKELPEEAKAAPVSPASREKPQVKQEARQPSVVDDSDSERELVIDLGEDQGGRDRKKSRKDSRATKNPPANKTEGKALSSSLTPSQNNTAHFLTPSMKDSSHSPLAIPLNMVSFATASSTTIAPTTLPNATLPMAPITSSSATTAVKKQRPLLPRETVPVVQRAVVWNPTNRFQTSSQKWHMQKVQRQQQNQQPDTPQLQAASPGQPQTMPQTPASATSSLPQQPSQSTRYQTRQSVKAVQQKDPPLSTSTSSVTLVTSTPPSVAMMAAPGLGSGPSTPSSMAGDFQIPTASADVAADIAKYTNKIMDTIKGTVTELYTDLSKNTSGNTLAEIRRLRIEIEKLQWLHQQELSEMKHNLELTMAEMRQSLEQERERLMAEVKKQMEVEKQQAVDETKKKQWCANCKKEAIFYCCWNTSYCDYPCQQAHWPEHMKSCTQSATASQQEPESGSTADGPNKASGQSSGQTSPRGTTSAPTDKDSNVEKSKDNVTVSLS from the exons ATGGAGATATCTACACGATCCAAAG TTTCGGACCCAGGGTCAGTGGAGCGGGCGGCCCAGAAACGCAAGGTGCCCAGCCCCCCTCACTCGTCTAATGGTCACTCCCCGGCTGAGACCTCCCCCAGTCCggtcaaaaagaagaagaaaccagGAGCGGTCAGCAGCAGTAAAGACCAG TCAGAACTAAGACATGGTCCCTTTTACTATGTGAAGCAGCCAGCACTCACCACAGACCCTGTTGATGTTGTGCCGCAGGACGGCAGAAATGACTTCTACTGCTGGCTGTGCCACCGCGAGGGTCAGGTGCTCTGCTGTGAGCTCTGCCCGAGGGTGTACCACGCCAAGTGCCTCAAACTACCCGCAGAGCCCGAGGGTGACTGGTTCTGCCCTGAATGTGAG AAAATAACAGTTGCAGAGTGCATAGAGACTCAGAGTAAAGCAATGGCGATGCTAACAATAGACCAGCTGTCTTACCTGCTAAAGTTTTCACTCCAGAAGATGAAACAGCCAGGT GACCAACCACGCTCGTCATCTCACTCCCCCCATGCAGGCGCCACGCAGAGAAAGGCTTTTAATTGG ACGGAACCCTTCCAGAAGCCAGTATCTCTGGAACAGCATCCAGACTACGCAGAGTATATATTTCACGCCATGGATCTCGGTACATTGGAGAAG AATACAAAAAAGAAAATGTATGGCTGCACTGAAGCTTTCTTGGCAGATGTGAAATGGATTTTACACAACTGCATAATTTATAATGGAG GCAATCATAAGCTTACTGCCACAGCTAAAGTCATAGTGAAAATCTGTGAACATGAG ATGAATGAGATTGAGGTCTGTCCGGAGTGCTATCTGTCAGCTTGCCAAAAGAGAGACAACTGGTTCTGTGAGCCATGC AGTAATCCTCACCCTCTCGTGTGGGCCAAGCTGAAGGGGTTTCCATTCTGGCCTGCCAAAGCACTGCGGGACAAAGACGGGCAGGTGGATGCTCGTTTTTTCGGGCAGCACGACAG GGCGTGGGTCCCCTTAAACAACTGCTACCTCATGTCCAGGGAGATTCCCTTTTCTGTGAAGAAGACTAAGAGCATCTTCAACAGTGCCATGCAGGAGATGGAGGTCTACGTGGAGAACATGAGGAAGAAGTTTGGAGTGTTCAACTATGCCCCCTTCCGGACACCCTACACCCCTGATAACCAGTACCAAATGCTGCTGGATCCTGCCAACCCCTCGTCCGGCTCGGTCCGGCCCGAGAAGCAGGAGAAGATCAAGTTCAACTTTGACATGACTGCATCTCCCAAGATGCCCTTGGCCAGGAGCATGCTGTCTGACGGGGGCGGGGGCATGGGCGGGGTTGGAGGGAGTACAGGCCGGAGGATCTCCCTGACAGATATGCCCCGCTCGCCCATGAGCACCAACTCCTCTGCTCACACAGGCTCTGATGGAGAGCTGGATACACCAGACAAGGGCTCGGCTAGAGCCCCAGTCAGCCACTACAGTGCTGGGGAGGAGTCCATGGACTGCACAG CATCACCTGCTTCCACTCGACCTGGTCCTGCCTCTGGTGCCAATGACAGCCCTAAACCGTTCCTCTCCCAGGGTCCTGCTCTAGTCCCCAAGCAGGAGAAAGCAACTCTCACAGGGAGCATCCTTAACCTCAACCTGG ACCGTAGCAAAGCCGAGATGGACCTAAAGGAGTTGAGTGAGACTGTACAGCAGCAACAGCAGGGGGCCCCACCAGTCCTCACCTCGCCCAAGAGACAGATCAGGAGCCGCTTCCAGCTCAACCTGGACAAAACCATTGAGAGCTGCAAGGCCCAGCTGG GTATAGATGAGATCTCTGAGGATGTGTATAAGGGAGTAGAACACAGCGACTCAGAGGACTCTGATAAATCAGATTCGAGTGACAGTGACGCCAGCGACGAGGAACAGAAACCTAAGGCAGGCAAACACACAAAGGCCAATGACAAGGGCGAGAAGGACTCTTCCAAGAGGGGATCCAAAGACCCCCTGCCCCCCAGCCTAAATGAGGTCAAAACAAAGGGGCCAGCAACTGCCACGGTAACCATGGGGGATGTGGGGGCACCATCTACCCTCTCTGAATCCTCATCTAAAGAGAATCAGGGTGTACACTCGGACAAAGAGCTCCCAGAGGAAGCAAAAGCAGCCCCAGTATCCCCGGCATCCAGAGAGAAGCCCCAGGTGAAGCAGGAGGCTAGGCAGCCCTCTGTGGTGGACGACTCCGACTCTGAGAGGGAACTGGTGATTGACCTGGGGGAGGACCAGGGGGGCAGAGACCGGAAGAAGAGTAGGAAAGATTCACGCGCCACCAAAAATCCACCAGCCAATAAGACAGAGG GTAAAGCCCTGTCAAGTTCCCTTACTCCATCTCAAAACAACACAGCCCATTTCTTAACCCCCAGTATGAAAGATTCATCACATTCTCCACTAGCCATCCCTCTAAACATGGTGTCCTTCGCTACTGCTTCTTCCACCACCATcgcccccaccacactccccaaTGCCACACTACCGATGGCCCCCATCACATCCTCCTCTGCCACCACAGCAGTGAAGAAACAGCGCCCTCTGCTGCCCAGGGAGACTGTCCCTGTGGTGCAGCGGGCGGTGGTGTGGAACCCCACCAACAGGTTCCAGACTTCCTCCCAGAAGTGGCACATGCAGAAGGTGCAGCGGCAGCAACAAAATCAGCAGCCAGATACGCCTCAGCTGCAGGCAGCATCACCAGGCCAGCCACAGACAATGCCGCAAACGCCAGCATCTGCAACATCTTCATTGCCACAGCAACCTTCCCAAAGCACGCGGTACCAGACCAGGCAATCTGTCAAAG CTGTCCAGCAGAAAGACCCTCCACTCAGTACGTCCACATCGTCTGTTACCCTGGTGACCAGTACCCCACCCTCTGTGGCCATGATGGCAGCCCCTGGATTAGGTAGTGGCCCCTCCACCCCATCCTCCATGGCAGGGGACTTCCAGATCCCCACCGCATCAGCAGACGTAGCAGCTGACATTGCAAAGTACACTAATAAA ATAATGGATACAATCAAAGGGACTGTGACTGAGCTGTATACAGACCTTTCCAAAAACACTTCAGGGAACACATTAGCAGAG ATTAGACGATTGAGAATTGAAATAGAAAAACTGCAGTGGCTTCATCAACAGGAGCTGTCAGAAATGAAGCACAATCTAG agTTAACCATGGCGGAGATGAGGCAAAGTCTGGAGCAGGAGAGGGAGCGACTGATGGCGGAGGTGAAGAAGCAGATGGAGGTGGAGAAACAACAGGCGGTAGATGAGACCAAGAAGAAGCAGTGGTGTGCCAACTGCAAGAAGGAGGCCATATTCTACTGCTGCTGGAACACCAGCTACTGTGACTATCCCTGCCAGCAAGCCCACTGGCCAGAACACATGAAGTCCTGCACACAATCAG CGACAGCCTCACAGCAAGAGCCTGAGTCGGGGTCCACGGCAGACGGCCCAAACAAAGCCTCAGGACAGTCAAGTGGTCAAACCTCTCCCAGAGGAACGACATCCGCACCCACAGACAAAGACTCTAACGTGGAGAAAAGCAAGGACAATGTCACTGTCAGCCTTTCCTAA